One window of the Chryseotalea sp. WA131a genome contains the following:
- a CDS encoding DUF4304 domain-containing protein, which yields MNRRTEKKPEILDKEEMKKNLDLIQADIFSFLKPLGFKKKGRTFNRQTENGIYQVINLQSGRYEFGDKYVIPGFRENYYGKFTINLGVLVKELYELDIHNKPTDFYHEYNCQIRQRLPHLTMGKDFWWTISLNTKESASEIIEGLNNKGLNWLDTFDTREKICKIWGTDETHAPRAKLDVALIVLQTDKEKGRQLIQDYYDSINHKGHKEYVFELSKGLGIQLK from the coding sequence ATGAACAGACGGACTGAGAAGAAACCCGAAATCTTGGACAAGGAAGAAATGAAAAAAAACTTGGACTTGATTCAAGCGGATATTTTTTCATTCCTAAAACCATTAGGTTTTAAAAAGAAGGGACGAACGTTCAACCGACAAACTGAAAATGGTATCTATCAAGTGATAAACTTGCAGAGTGGTAGATACGAATTCGGTGACAAGTATGTAATCCCAGGATTTAGGGAGAATTACTACGGAAAGTTTACCATTAACCTTGGAGTATTAGTTAAAGAACTTTACGAACTGGACATCCATAATAAACCGACTGACTTTTACCACGAATACAATTGCCAAATCAGACAACGACTTCCCCACTTGACAATGGGTAAGGATTTTTGGTGGACAATCTCATTGAATACTAAAGAGAGTGCAAGTGAAATTATAGAAGGACTAAATAATAAAGGACTGAATTGGCTTGACACTTTTGACACACGAGAAAAGATTTGCAAAATTTGGGGGACTGACGAGACTCATGCACCAAGAGCCAAACTTGATGTGGCCCTTATTGTATTGCAGACCGACAAAGAAAAAGGCAGACAACTAATTCAGGATTACTATGACAGCATCAACCACAAGGGACACAAAGAGTATGTATTTGAATTGTCAAAGGGACTTGGAATTCAATTAAAATAA
- a CDS encoding PadR family transcriptional regulator gives MKGTNLGEFEELVLLTVGILNEEAYSIAISNEISKITRRNASFAVVHSALNRLEEKGYVDSKLGGATKERGGRSKRLFTISSAGKKALLRTKEQRDELWSMIPKLIFKNI, from the coding sequence ATGAAAGGGACAAACCTTGGTGAATTTGAGGAGTTGGTACTGCTTACTGTTGGTATTTTAAATGAAGAGGCTTATAGCATAGCCATTTCCAATGAAATAAGTAAGATAACAAGACGCAATGCGAGCTTTGCTGTGGTACACTCGGCATTAAACAGATTGGAAGAAAAAGGATATGTTGATTCTAAGCTTGGAGGTGCAACCAAAGAAAGGGGTGGAAGAAGCAAACGGCTATTCACGATTTCTTCTGCCGGAAAAAAGGCGTTGCTAAGAACAAAGGAACAACGTGATGAATTATGGAGCATGATTCCAAAATTAATTTTCAAAAATATATGA
- a CDS encoding ABC transporter permease has product MEHDSKINFQKYMIPDRPAPPKWAERFLEWYCDPRLLEDLQGDLHERFMLRTKSMSALRAKLLYIRDVFVFLKPYTFRRKNQVSSFLFMFRNYSYSSSRNLMRSKLHTGLIVFGLTISISGFILISMYVSDELKYDRHYDKAERIFQITTELQSETSNSHVVWTDAYLGHRLKELYPEVEEVVELLKLQGKITVQYKDKIFSEDLLYRAERTYFRIFSHSWIAGDPSTALTNPKSIVITQKIAKKYFGEELPLNKVLTVSHENFIVTGIIRDLPGHTDLKFDALLSTDNEYLAETNFWCLTFILFRDVKDANGFGQKLSEVAKKYMEPEAAKMGGNVAYQMESLPSVHFGKKKLFDTPKSSKSNIYVFSIIALFILLIACINYANLSIVQVAKRRTEAGVRKIMGALPSQLMKQYLFESFILSALSFILALGLTAFLMRFMNQLTEKELSLQELFTTSSLVIILFAILIIAFLAGSYPAILLSSTNPLHAFKGHLRIVSKSRIRNLLIVFQFTASITLMISSKIVFDQFSILTDTDPGFNKEQVLVVDVPKDTFLIKSLPLIQKEFSELAFVSGAALAGYNSIPTSDMNVDTYDVEYKGEYVAKAFNDISVDANYIKLLKIELKDGRELNQSEVETGNTSILVNESLVKMMEWENPLEQIIYENSNAFEIVGVVKDFHFNSLHKSIEPIIIHGNNNSPEKLMLKVDRVDFEKVVAMERVWNKYMDKTPFNFEFLDSYFNQQYKSEMTMRNLLWYFSGFTIVIACLGLFGLVAISTSIRIKEFAIRKVLGAGFLNIVFPIVKEFLLLVSIGAFLAVPLAWWFMSEWLSNFSYKTPLGISVFVLPILLTLVVALLAMMYHTIMATRINPIDSIKHE; this is encoded by the coding sequence ATGGAGCATGATTCCAAAATTAATTTTCAAAAATATATGATACCAGATAGACCTGCTCCCCCCAAATGGGCAGAGCGTTTTTTGGAGTGGTATTGTGATCCAAGGTTACTGGAAGATTTGCAAGGCGACCTGCATGAAAGGTTTATGTTAAGAACTAAATCAATGAGTGCGTTACGTGCTAAGCTTCTTTATATACGGGATGTGTTTGTGTTTCTTAAGCCATATACATTTAGAAGAAAAAATCAAGTCTCTTCTTTTCTCTTTATGTTTAGGAATTACTCCTACTCTTCTTCACGAAATTTGATGAGAAGTAAGCTCCATACAGGCTTAATTGTTTTTGGTCTTACGATTAGTATTTCAGGCTTCATTCTGATTTCAATGTATGTGAGCGATGAATTGAAATATGATAGGCACTATGATAAAGCTGAACGTATATTTCAAATCACAACCGAACTACAATCGGAAACTTCAAATAGTCATGTAGTTTGGACAGATGCCTATTTAGGTCATCGGTTAAAAGAACTTTATCCAGAAGTTGAAGAGGTAGTAGAATTATTAAAACTACAGGGAAAAATAACTGTTCAATATAAAGACAAAATATTTTCGGAAGATTTACTCTACCGCGCAGAAAGAACCTATTTTCGGATTTTCTCTCATTCATGGATTGCGGGTGATCCTTCTACTGCTCTCACTAACCCTAAGTCCATTGTTATTACCCAAAAAATAGCGAAAAAGTATTTCGGTGAAGAACTTCCTTTGAACAAAGTCTTAACAGTAAGTCATGAGAATTTTATAGTTACCGGAATCATCAGAGATCTGCCAGGACATACTGATCTAAAATTCGATGCCCTCTTATCTACCGATAACGAGTATTTAGCAGAGACAAATTTTTGGTGTCTCACTTTTATTCTATTCAGAGATGTTAAGGATGCTAATGGATTTGGACAAAAGTTAAGTGAAGTTGCTAAGAAGTACATGGAGCCAGAAGCGGCTAAAATGGGAGGAAATGTGGCATATCAAATGGAATCCCTTCCAAGCGTTCATTTCGGCAAAAAGAAATTATTTGACACACCAAAAAGCAGTAAGAGTAACATATATGTATTTTCAATTATTGCTCTTTTCATCCTGTTAATTGCCTGTATAAACTATGCTAATCTTTCTATTGTACAAGTAGCAAAGCGAAGAACTGAAGCAGGTGTCAGAAAGATTATGGGAGCTTTACCATCTCAGTTAATGAAGCAATATCTTTTTGAATCATTTATTTTGAGCGCATTAAGTTTTATTCTTGCCTTAGGTCTTACCGCATTTTTAATGCGTTTTATGAATCAACTTACAGAAAAAGAACTTTCATTACAGGAATTGTTCACAACTTCTTCACTCGTAATAATTCTTTTTGCTATTTTAATAATTGCTTTTCTTGCTGGAAGCTACCCAGCTATACTATTATCATCCACTAATCCATTACATGCCTTCAAGGGGCATTTAAGAATAGTAAGTAAGAGTCGTATCAGAAACCTACTGATCGTTTTTCAGTTTACTGCCTCTATCACGTTAATGATCTCATCAAAAATTGTTTTTGATCAATTCAGTATCCTGACAGATACTGACCCCGGATTTAATAAAGAACAAGTACTAGTGGTAGATGTGCCAAAAGATACATTCCTAATCAAGTCTTTGCCATTAATCCAAAAAGAATTCTCAGAATTAGCTTTTGTCAGTGGGGCGGCTCTTGCTGGATATAATTCTATTCCTACAAGTGATATGAACGTAGATACCTATGATGTTGAGTATAAGGGCGAGTATGTCGCTAAAGCTTTCAATGACATTTCAGTGGATGCCAATTATATTAAACTGCTAAAAATTGAATTAAAAGATGGTCGTGAACTAAATCAATCAGAAGTGGAGACTGGTAACACCTCAATACTTGTGAATGAATCTTTGGTAAAGATGATGGAATGGGAGAATCCGCTTGAACAGATCATATATGAAAATTCAAACGCGTTTGAAATAGTCGGTGTGGTCAAGGACTTTCATTTTAATTCTCTTCATAAATCAATTGAGCCTATTATTATTCATGGTAATAATAATTCTCCGGAAAAGTTGATGCTTAAAGTTGATCGAGTTGACTTTGAAAAGGTGGTAGCTATGGAAAGGGTATGGAATAAATATATGGACAAGACTCCATTTAATTTTGAATTTCTTGATTCCTATTTTAATCAACAATACAAAAGTGAAATGACCATGCGAAACTTGTTGTGGTATTTTTCAGGATTTACGATTGTAATTGCTTGCCTTGGATTATTTGGTTTAGTTGCCATATCAACATCTATAAGAATAAAAGAATTTGCCATCAGAAAAGTTTTAGGTGCAGGATTCTTAAACATTGTATTTCCGATCGTGAAGGAGTTTTTACTTCTCGTATCTATAGGTGCATTCTTGGCAGTGCCACTTGCATGGTGGTTCATGAGTGAGTGGTTAAGTAATTTCTCTTATAAGACACCTTTAGGTATTTCTGTTTTTGTTTTACCTATTCTATTGACACTAGTTGTTGCGTTATTGGCTATGATGTACCATACAATTATGGCCACAAGAATAAATCCTATTGATAGTATTAAGCATGAATAA
- a CDS encoding carboxypeptidase-like regulatory domain-containing protein has protein sequence MLKKIRITIPSLYKILSLLTCFQFLSIIAKTQDSYLTLVGEVADIRTKTPLGYANITILGRSIGTTSNMNGGFEFHIPTQYSNDTLAISFIGYNTYKICLADLKSQALVSVRMQPSIYQLEEITIHDKPYTVYSLLEDVMKKYDSNYNTKPYEMEAFYRETRRENEKYGYLLEAAFHIYQKTYKLPYQSLLEEIRINRYDEAFDYKTNENFLKSLLMNDYIGEPNSGFYRHFKKTHKYIIEDTTFIDYEPVYVVSLGNVVDWKETWYINAKDFAIIKFVGEGNYGADGNLVMGKVSKDKVLRYRYLKVVNSYSLIGEKYYLKYMSMRLDHDVYDQQKKSSETYKIIEREVMVNRVNSVNMKPLVSSETMKSYSLEDQLKKYNAAFWDNYNVMVRTRLQEQIAKDLESRETLDEQFKKQQETVKKKKKN, from the coding sequence ATGTTAAAAAAAATCAGAATTACGATACCATCGCTTTACAAGATATTGTCTTTGTTAACTTGTTTTCAATTTCTTTCGATAATTGCAAAAACTCAAGATAGCTACCTAACATTGGTTGGTGAGGTTGCGGATATCCGGACTAAAACTCCGCTTGGGTATGCGAACATAACAATCTTGGGGAGATCAATTGGAACAACTTCGAATATGAATGGTGGATTTGAATTTCATATACCAACCCAATACTCAAATGATACACTCGCAATTTCATTCATTGGGTACAATACTTATAAAATCTGTTTGGCAGATTTGAAAAGTCAGGCGTTGGTTAGCGTAAGAATGCAACCGTCAATATATCAATTGGAGGAAATTACTATCCACGACAAACCATACACAGTCTATTCTTTATTAGAAGACGTAATGAAAAAATACGACAGTAATTACAATACAAAGCCATATGAAATGGAAGCATTCTACCGCGAGACGAGAAGGGAAAATGAAAAATACGGTTACTTGCTTGAGGCAGCATTTCACATTTATCAAAAGACCTACAAATTGCCGTACCAGAGCTTACTTGAAGAAATAAGAATTAATAGATATGACGAAGCGTTTGACTACAAAACCAATGAAAATTTTCTAAAGTCTCTTTTGATGAATGATTACATAGGAGAACCTAATTCTGGATTCTATAGGCATTTTAAAAAAACGCACAAATACATTATTGAGGACACTACATTTATAGATTATGAGCCAGTCTATGTAGTCAGTTTAGGTAATGTAGTCGATTGGAAAGAAACATGGTACATTAATGCTAAAGACTTTGCCATAATAAAATTTGTGGGTGAAGGCAATTATGGCGCTGATGGAAATCTGGTAATGGGGAAAGTCTCAAAGGACAAAGTCTTGCGGTACCGTTACCTTAAAGTTGTAAACTCATATAGTCTGATCGGTGAAAAATATTATCTCAAATACATGAGTATGAGGCTGGATCATGATGTCTATGATCAACAGAAAAAATCCTCAGAGACTTACAAGATTATTGAAAGGGAGGTTATGGTTAACCGTGTTAATTCAGTGAATATGAAGCCACTTGTTTCTTCTGAAACAATGAAATCCTATAGTCTTGAAGATCAGTTAAAAAAGTATAATGCCGCTTTTTGGGATAATTACAATGTAATGGTAAGAACCCGTCTTCAAGAACAAATTGCAAAAGATCTTGAGAGTAGGGAAACACTTGATGAACAGTTCAAGAAGCAGCAAGAAACTGTAAAAAAGAAAAAGAAGAATTGA
- a CDS encoding alpha/beta fold hydrolase, with protein sequence MNRILLFILLGLTTTVKAINPEREYKFTPDRWGISYSEYQLKTTDNYAINVWEYPRPDSLKSNRTIILVGTDAGNMGYLIWQANAFLSKGFRVIAFDYRGFGKSSDFTINKDFLFYPEFSLDLDSVIKATREKYPNDKIGLYSLSMGTYVSLLRKEKVDFLIGEGFYHDPQKVIDRIKVNKGKVVLLPQFAKAIVKLDEKIPTMIFCASNDKTTITEDAKEFAKQNIVTIIEFKGDHLNGMNVFQKNDYGDEYADKVIEFLNKSGV encoded by the coding sequence TATTCTGCTAGGTTTGACGACAACGGTTAAGGCAATTAACCCTGAAAGGGAGTATAAATTTACACCCGACAGGTGGGGTATAAGCTATTCTGAATACCAATTAAAAACGACAGACAACTACGCGATTAACGTTTGGGAGTATCCACGACCCGATTCATTGAAATCCAACCGGACGATTATATTGGTTGGTACAGATGCGGGAAATATGGGTTATTTGATTTGGCAGGCAAACGCATTTTTAAGTAAAGGATTTAGAGTTATCGCATTCGACTACAGAGGCTTTGGAAAGAGTTCAGACTTTACAATAAACAAGGACTTTCTTTTTTACCCTGAGTTTTCTTTGGACTTGGATTCCGTAATCAAGGCGACAAGGGAAAAATACCCGAATGATAAAATCGGACTATATTCACTTTCAATGGGGACATACGTGAGCTTATTGAGGAAGGAAAAAGTAGACTTCTTAATAGGAGAAGGGTTTTATCACGACCCGCAAAAAGTTATAGACAGGATTAAAGTAAACAAAGGAAAGGTTGTTTTACTTCCTCAATTTGCAAAAGCAATTGTTAAACTCGATGAGAAAATCCCGACAATGATTTTTTGTGCAAGCAACGACAAAACTACAATCACAGAAGACGCAAAAGAATTTGCCAAACAAAACATCGTGACGATTATTGAATTTAAAGGCGACCATTTGAACGGAATGAATGTATTCCAAAAGAACGACTACGGTGACGAATATGCGGACAAGGTAATTGAGTTTCTGAACAAGAGTGGAGTATAA